GGACATCCTCATCGCGATCCAGATCGAGGAGCGTGATCTGATCGGCGAGCACGGCCGCAAGTACGAGGACCACCGCCGGGAGGTGCCGATGCTGATCCCCGGCACGCGCCGCAAGACCCTCGGTACGCCACGCACCGCGTGTGCGAAGGGCATGCGCGGCATGATCCCGTCCGGGGTCGTGCCGCGTAATACCCGACAATAGGACCGGGTCTGAATCATGGCATCGGACATTTTCACTCCGACCGAACGGGCGGCAGGACGCCGGTGGATCAGGCTGGCAGGGAAAGCGGGTCTGATATTCTTCTCCCTCAAGGGACTGGCCTGGTTGATCGCTCCGGCAGCCCTCTGGTTCTTACGCTGACAGTACCGGCAAACCCTGATTCCGAATCCGATACGAGAGACATCGCCATGGATATGATCCGAAACGCTGTTTGCTTCGCCGCCAGACTCGTCGTCCTGACAATCCTGCTAGGCACCAACGTGAGCGCGGGGGAACTCGCCGATCTGCAGATCAGCGAAACCGACGGAATTTATCGGGTCAAGATGGACATGCTCGTCGACGCACCCGCCGATCAGGTCTATCGAGTTCTGACCGATTTCCGGCACATCTATCGGCTCAATCGTGCGATCACCGAAAGCGAGATGCTGCCCTCGGACATACCTGGCATCACGAGGGTACGCACCCTGATCGAGGACTGCATCCTGCTGCACTGCGTCAAGATATCGCGGGTCGAGGAGATTCGCGAGGGAGCACCGGGACACCTGTACGTGACCACGGACCCGCACTCGAGCGACTTCAAGTCCGGCAATACGCACTGGCGAATCGAGTCGGCGGGAAAGCGCACGAGGGTCATATACGAATCCAGCATGGAACCTGATTTCTTTCTCCCCCCCGTGGTGGGTCGCCTGATCATGAAGCGGGGCCTGCGCGAGGGGATCGTCGAGAGCTTCACCAACCTAGAGCGTATCGCCAGGCTCGATGCGGAAGGGGCCGCGCGATCGCAGACGGCTTACAACACGCCTTCGAACTAAGGCGATTTCCGTCAAATCACGTACCCTTTCCGGCCATCGCCGCCTGAGTGTGACCCTGGCCAGCGTATGGCATTCAGTATGTGATCCCGGGAGCGACAGGCGCGTTGCTGTAGCGCGGGGTGTGAGTCCGGATCTCGGTCAATGCCGGGCCCTGTTCCGTCGCCCGGTCCGACTCAGTCACCGGCAGAGTATCAGCAGTGGTCGGAGCTGCCGCAATCTCTACCGACTCCGGTTCCGGTGATGGGTGCGACTCAACGATTTCCGGTGACGCCTGCGTCTCAACGGAAGTCGATGCCGGTGCAGATCCGGTCCCGCTGTCGGGGGTCGGGATCTCCACCAGTGGGGGTGGAGGCGGTGGAACCACCTGTTCGGGTTTGTCCTCGATCATGGGTTCGACCTTGGCTTCCACGGCCGGCCTGTGAGCCTTGGACCGCGGCTTCGCCGGTTTCGCCGAGGCCACCGGCGTCGTCAGGGTTTCGATCGCCTGTTGTACCTGCGCATTCCGCGGCTCCAATTTCTGCGCGGCGCGGTAAGCCTGAAGGGCCTCGTCCTCGCGCCCCTCGTCCAGCAACAGCTCCCCCTGGCGAACCCGGACAGTGAACTCGTCGCCGGCTCCCTCGAGCAGGGCCACGCTGCATGCTTCCAGCCCATCGCTACGCTCCAGCGCCCTGCAATCACCCACGGCTTTCCGGCGTTGCGCCTCGGCGCGACTCAACTGTTCGGTGACCGACGCGTCGCCCGGCTCGAGGTTCAACGCCTGCCGGTAGCTGAAGACGGCCTCGCCGTACCGCCCGACATCGAACAGCGCATCACCCCTCGCAGCAAGCAACCGGGTGTCCTCCGGCTTTTCCCCCAACGCCTGTTCGCAGGCCGAAAGTGCGGATTCTCCCTTGAGTCGAGTACATCGGATGACATTCCGGCGAAACTGCGCGTTCGATTGACTCGTCTCCTCGTACTGCCCGCTCTGCCGCTGGATCCATTTCTGTTCCTTGACAAAGCTTTCGGCCAGTTTGAGTTGCTCCTTGAATTGCGCGTTCCCGGGCGCGAGGTCCACACCGATGGAAAGAACCTCGACCGCCTCTTGGTAACGCCGGCCCGCCATGAGGGCATCGGCAAGGGCGATGCGCAAGGATGCACTCCTGGGCGAGTCACGAAGTTCACTGCGACAAGCGGTAATTGCCTCCGTTCCGCTCGATTCGAGACAGCGCGCAGCGTAGGCATCCCCCGTAACCAGA
This genomic stretch from Gammaproteobacteria bacterium harbors:
- a CDS encoding tetratricopeptide repeat protein, with product MMMAWRSLVALPFALCLVTGDAYAARCLESSGTEAITACRSELRDSPRSASLRIALADALMAGRRYQEAVEVLSIGVDLAPGNAQFKEQLKLAESFVKEQKWIQRQSGQYEETSQSNAQFRRNVIRCTRLKGESALSACEQALGEKPEDTRLLAARGDALFDVGRYGEAVFSYRQALNLEPGDASVTEQLSRAEAQRRKAVGDCRALERSDGLEACSVALLEGAGDEFTVRVRQGELLLDEGREDEALQAYRAAQKLEPRNAQVQQAIETLTTPVASAKPAKPRSKAHRPAVEAKVEPMIEDKPEQVVPPPPPPLVEIPTPDSGTGSAPASTSVETQASPEIVESHPSPEPESVEIAAAPTTADTLPVTESDRATEQGPALTEIRTHTPRYSNAPVAPGITY
- a CDS encoding SRPBCC family protein, yielding MDMIRNAVCFAARLVVLTILLGTNVSAGELADLQISETDGIYRVKMDMLVDAPADQVYRVLTDFRHIYRLNRAITESEMLPSDIPGITRVRTLIEDCILLHCVKISRVEEIREGAPGHLYVTTDPHSSDFKSGNTHWRIESAGKRTRVIYESSMEPDFFLPPVVGRLIMKRGLREGIVESFTNLERIARLDAEGAARSQTAYNTPSN